The following proteins are co-located in the Vidua macroura isolate BioBank_ID:100142 chromosome 1, ASM2450914v1, whole genome shotgun sequence genome:
- the CRISPLD1 gene encoding cysteine-rich secretory protein LCCL domain-containing 1 isoform X3 — MKMTWDTELERSAESWAETCLWEHGPASLLPSIGQNLGAHWGRYRPPTFHVQAWYDEVRDFTYPHPHECNPYCPYRCSGPVCTHYTQVVWATSSRIGCAINLCHNMNIWGQIWPKAVYLVCNYSPKGNWWGHAPYKSGRPCSACPPSFGGGCRENLCYREDSERLYSPHEPEEETNEIERQRSKAQDATVQSRPRTHQPSASTGTDENEKNEVISTQQMSQIVSCEVRLRDQCKGTTCNRYECPAGCLDSKAKVIGSVHYEMQSSICKAAIHYGILDNEGGWVDVTRQGRKNYFIKSYRNGVQSIGKYQSANSFTVSKVTVQAITCETTVEQLCPFQKPASHCPRVYCPHNCMQANPHYARVIGTRIYSDISSICRAAVHAGVVRNQGGYVDVMPVDKRKVYVASFQNGIYSESLQNPPGSKAFRVFAVV; from the exons aCATGGGACACAGAACTGGAGAGATCTGCAGAGTCATGGGCTGAAACCTGTCTGTGGGAGCATGGACCAGCAAGCCTTCTTCCATCAATTGGACAAAATCTGGGGGCACATTGGGGAAG GTACAGACCTCCAACATTTCATGTCCAAGCATGGTATGATGAAGTGAGAGATTTCACATATCCCCATCCTCATGAATGCAATCCATATTGTCCATATAGATGCTCTGGTCCTGTTTGTACACATTACACACAG GTTGTTTGGGCTACAAGTAGCAGAATCGGTTGTGCAATTAATTTGTGTCATAACATGAACATCTGGGGGCAGATTTGGCCAAAAGCAGTTTATCTTGTATGCAATTATTCTCCTAA ggGTAACTGGTGGGGTCATGCTCCTTATAAATCCGGCCGCCCCTGTTCTGCATGTCCCCCTAGTTTTGGAGGAGGTTGTAGAGAAAACCTTTGTTATAGAG AGGATTCAGAAAGACTGTATTCCCCCCATGAACCAGAAGAGGAAACCAATGAGATTGAACGTCAGCGATCCAAAGCCCAGGATGCAACTGTGCAAAGCCGGCCAAGAACACATCAACCTTCAGCCTCCACAGGCActgatgaaaatgagaaaaatgaagtGATAAGCACGCAGCAAATGT cTCAGATTGTTTCATGTGAAGTAAGGCTAAGAGATCAGTGCAAAGGAACAACTTGCAATAG GTATGAATGTCCTGCTGGCTGTTTGGATAGCAAAGCCAAAGTTATTGGAAGTGTACATTACGAAATg CAATCCAGTATTTGTAAAGCTGCCATACATTATGGCATCTTAGACAATGAAGGTGGTTGGGTGGATGTGACTAGGCAAGggaggaaaaattactttatcaAGTCTTACAGAAATGGTGTTCAGTCAATTGG aaaataCCAATCTGCTAACTCCTTTACTGTCTCTAAAGTAACAG ttcagGCTATCACCTGTGAAACCACAGTGGAACAACTCTGCCCATTTCAAAAACCAGCCTCACACTGTCCGAG GGTGTATTGTCCTCACAACTGTATGCAGGCAAATCCACACTACGCTCGTGTAATTGGTACACGAATTTATTCTGAT ATCTCCAGTATCTGCCGGGCAGCAGTGCACGCTGGTGTGGTCCGCAACCAGGGCGGTTACGTTGATGTGATGCCAGTGGACAAAAGAAAGGTCTATGTGGCTTCCTTTCAAAATGGGATATATTCAGAAAG TTTACAGAATCCTCCAGGAAGCAAGGCTTTCAGAGTATTTGCTGTTGTTTGA